A region of Bradyrhizobium sp. CCBAU 53351 DNA encodes the following proteins:
- a CDS encoding IS110 family transposase: MDTVIGVDLAKNVFQLHGASMAGHLKFRKKLSRLQFRKFMAGHPSAVVVMEACGSAHYWAREMVKLGHEVKLIAPQYVKPFVKRQKNDAADAEAIVIAAQRPEMRFVEPKSEEQQARAVLFRARKRLVHQRTDLVNALRSVLYEFGHIIPQGIEQLKRIDAILEDPNSDLPELVREECRSLIDQIAYKTERIDAKAEQLKKLATRTVTAQRLQTMPGVGPLTALAIEAFAPDMAAFRRGRDFAAWLGLVPRQHSSGGKERLGRVSKEGQADIRQLLIVGAMSRLNWLGRKSIPSGSWLAQMLARKPRMLVAIALANKMARTIWAMLTRKEDYRNPAQAVTA, translated from the coding sequence ATGGATACGGTGATCGGAGTGGATCTAGCCAAGAATGTGTTTCAGCTCCACGGGGCGTCAATGGCGGGACACTTGAAATTTCGAAAGAAACTGTCGCGGCTTCAGTTTCGGAAGTTCATGGCGGGCCACCCATCGGCAGTGGTGGTGATGGAAGCCTGTGGCAGCGCCCACTATTGGGCACGGGAGATGGTCAAGCTCGGCCATGAAGTGAAACTGATCGCTCCGCAATATGTGAAGCCTTTTGTGAAACGCCAAAAGAACGACGCGGCTGATGCCGAAGCAATCGTGATCGCGGCACAGCGCCCCGAGATGCGCTTCGTCGAGCCGAAATCGGAAGAACAGCAGGCCAGGGCAGTGCTCTTTCGGGCTCGGAAGCGCCTTGTTCATCAGCGCACCGATCTGGTGAATGCGCTGCGTTCTGTTCTCTACGAATTCGGCCATATCATCCCGCAAGGAATCGAACAACTTAAACGCATTGACGCAATCCTCGAAGATCCGAACAGCGATCTACCAGAACTGGTCCGCGAGGAATGTCGGAGTCTCATTGATCAGATCGCCTACAAGACGGAGCGGATCGATGCCAAGGCAGAGCAGCTCAAGAAGTTGGCGACGCGGACGGTCACGGCGCAGCGGCTGCAGACAATGCCGGGGGTCGGCCCGCTGACCGCACTCGCGATCGAGGCTTTCGCGCCCGACATGGCGGCCTTTCGACGTGGCCGAGACTTCGCGGCTTGGCTCGGCTTGGTCCCACGGCAACATTCCTCAGGGGGAAAGGAAAGGCTCGGACGCGTTTCGAAGGAAGGACAGGCGGACATTCGCCAGTTGCTCATCGTTGGGGCGATGTCGCGGCTGAACTGGCTCGGGCGCAAGTCGATCCCTAGCGGATCCTGGCTGGCGCAGATGCTGGCGAGGAAGCCGCGCATGCTTGTGGCGATCGCCTTGGCGAACAAGATGGCTCGGACGATTTGGGCCATGCTCACCCGGAAGGAGGATTATCGGAACCCAGCGCAGGCAGTGACGGCATGA
- a CDS encoding integrase core domain-containing protein: protein MGPGKPMQNAHRRLQWPAAGRAAVYVPAQARVVPGCRRADYNDARPHSQLGWKTPFGFVFTCRDLALRYAKAPRQLVARRSGWKAASIKVREFRWARDVGRA, encoded by the coding sequence ATGGGGCCCGGCAAGCCTATGCAGAATGCGCATCGAAGACTTCAATGGCCAGCTGCGGGGCGAGCCGCTGTTTACGTCCCTGCCCAGGCCCGTGTCGTGCCTGGGTGCCGGCGGGCCGATTACAACGACGCGCGACCACACTCCCAGCTCGGATGGAAGACCCCGTTCGGGTTCGTCTTCACCTGCCGGGATCTGGCACTGCGCTATGCGAAGGCTCCGCGTCAGCTTGTCGCGCGGCGATCAGGATGGAAGGCAGCGTCAATCAAGGTGAGAGAGTTTCGCTGGGCTCGTGACGTAGGGAGGGCGTAG
- a CDS encoding transposase has translation MAVPSFERRKPARRPLAEHLPRERIDLCATCDLPMHASGLGIV, from the coding sequence ATGGCGGTGCCATCGTTCGAGCGCCGCAAGCCAGCCCGCCGGCCACTGGCGGAGCATCTCCCACGGGAACGCATCGATCTATGCGCCACCTGCGATCTGCCCATGCATGCCTCCGGGCTGGGAATTGTCTGA
- a CDS encoding FkbM family methyltransferase — MLESLPTLEIHQKIVSHLRVTCPVILDIGCNDGSDTQRFLELCPDASVYCFEPDPRAIARFKENKRLARPNVALMQLAISDRNGTIEFHPSNGDGDARGWDLSGSIRRPKNHLSEYDWVRFDDSILVETQRLDDWSGEAGLSGPVDLIWMDVQGAESDVIAGGQKTLGRTRFIYTEYSDRELYEGQLSLRSILDLLPAFEVVTLYPREIEGDVLLRNKVLRSV; from the coding sequence ATGCTAGAGTCGTTACCTACACTGGAAATACACCAGAAGATCGTTTCTCATCTTCGGGTCACATGCCCGGTTATCTTGGACATTGGATGCAATGATGGTAGCGACACACAGCGATTTCTTGAGCTGTGTCCAGACGCCAGCGTATACTGCTTTGAACCTGACCCTCGCGCAATAGCTCGCTTCAAGGAGAATAAGCGTCTGGCTCGACCCAACGTGGCGCTCATGCAGCTCGCCATCAGTGATCGAAACGGTACCATCGAGTTTCATCCGAGCAATGGGGACGGAGATGCGAGGGGGTGGGACTTATCGGGCTCCATACGTAGACCCAAAAATCACCTTTCAGAATATGATTGGGTTCGCTTTGATGACTCGATTCTGGTCGAGACCCAGCGACTGGATGACTGGAGCGGCGAAGCTGGTCTCAGCGGCCCTGTTGATCTAATCTGGATGGATGTTCAAGGAGCTGAGTCGGACGTAATCGCTGGCGGTCAGAAAACCCTGGGCAGAACACGGTTCATCTACACCGAGTATAGTGACCGCGAACTGTACGAAGGCCAGCTTTCACTGCGCTCCATCCTTGACCTCCTTCCCGCGTTCGAAGTGGTTACTCTGTATCCGCGAGAGATTGAGGGCGACGTTCTGCTTAGAAACAAGGTGCTCCGGTCTGTTTGA
- the dctA gene encoding C4-dicarboxylate transporter DctA, with protein MLYVQVLAAIALGGIVGWRWPHLATNDWIKALGEGFIKLIKMVIAPIVFCTVVSGIAHIHDAKKVGRIGVKALVYFEVVSTFALIIGLIIGNVVRPGAGFGSAAANAQAVANYAKQAEGQKSVDFILHIIPDTVVGAFAQGEILQVLLFSVLFGFAILGLGERGHLIRSFIDDAAHAVFGVISIVMRAAPVGAFGAMAYTIGKFGTGAILNLMGLIATFYVTAALFVLLVLGIIARLAGFSIFKFLAYIKDELLIVLGTSSSESALPSLMEKLERLGCSKSVVGLVVPTGYSFNLDGTNIYMTLATLFISQALGYDLTFSQQLTILLVAMLTSKGASGIAGAGFITLAATLAVVDPRLVPGMAIVLGIDKFMSECRALTNLCGNGVACVIVASSEGELDRETFNAALSY; from the coding sequence ATGCTATATGTCCAGGTTTTGGCGGCAATTGCTCTCGGCGGCATCGTCGGCTGGCGCTGGCCGCACCTGGCCACTAATGACTGGATCAAGGCGCTGGGCGAGGGCTTCATCAAGTTGATCAAGATGGTGATCGCTCCGATCGTCTTCTGCACCGTCGTCTCCGGCATCGCCCATATCCATGATGCCAAGAAGGTCGGACGCATCGGCGTGAAGGCGTTGGTCTATTTCGAGGTCGTCTCCACCTTCGCGCTCATCATCGGCCTCATCATCGGCAATGTCGTGAGGCCGGGCGCGGGCTTCGGCAGTGCGGCGGCCAACGCGCAGGCGGTCGCCAACTACGCCAAGCAGGCCGAAGGCCAGAAGTCGGTCGACTTCATCCTGCACATCATTCCCGACACCGTGGTCGGCGCCTTCGCGCAAGGCGAGATCCTGCAAGTGCTGCTGTTCTCCGTCCTGTTCGGCTTCGCTATCCTGGGGCTCGGCGAACGCGGCCATTTGATCCGCAGCTTCATCGATGATGCCGCGCATGCGGTGTTCGGCGTGATCTCGATCGTAATGCGCGCGGCGCCGGTCGGCGCCTTCGGCGCGATGGCCTACACGATCGGCAAGTTCGGGACCGGCGCGATCCTCAATTTGATGGGCCTGATCGCGACCTTCTACGTCACTGCGGCCCTATTCGTGCTCCTGGTGCTCGGCATTATCGCGCGCCTTGCCGGCTTCTCGATCTTCAAGTTCCTCGCCTACATCAAGGACGAGCTGCTGATCGTGCTCGGCACCTCGTCCTCGGAGAGCGCGCTGCCGTCCTTGATGGAGAAGCTGGAACGTCTCGGCTGCTCAAAATCGGTGGTCGGCCTCGTGGTGCCCACGGGTTATTCGTTCAATCTCGACGGCACCAACATCTACATGACGCTAGCGACGCTCTTTATCTCGCAGGCGCTCGGCTACGATCTGACGTTCAGCCAGCAACTCACGATCCTGCTCGTGGCGATGCTGACCTCGAAGGGGGCCTCTGGCATCGCCGGTGCAGGCTTCATCACGCTGGCGGCGACGCTCGCGGTCGTAGATCCACGGCTCGTGCCGGGCATGGCCATCGTGCTGGGCATAGACAAGTTCATGAGCGAATGCCGCGCGTTGACCAACCTCTGTGGCAACGGCGTGGCCTGCGTGATCGTTGCCTCGTCCGAGGGCGAGCTCGACCGAGAGACCTTTAATGCGGCTCTGAGCTATTAG
- the nolL gene encoding nodulation factor fucose acetyltransferase NolL, producing the protein MFHCSAQSTECSSQALKGAPRDLSLDFAKGMLIILVIIGHLIQYVICRNNEYWHSPYFKFIYMFHMPLFMAISGYLSHGALVYKSLSRSVADRVKQLLLPALFCGTLLEAIKLGAFKLATGSVPTSLRDVLFDLAKELVGSYWFIWTTFASFLVMRSLFALCGRVSAWVIGTSAIFVALTPLTVSIVPLARYTYPFFCLGVVFAHSKEWRTAIISRYKSLLMVLLSGMACACYFNWNKTTYAYNNLVLVHDTKQVLLMFLGSASASAIAMEVLLQVWRFGCSSRVVLFVAVGLGQRTLVLYLIQGAVFRLMDFISFERPFELSVRIAIAAALGAGIVVIAAAIQWIVRGLRRIWECRRSATRIAIGRVASVWDRSV; encoded by the coding sequence ATGTTTCATTGCTCAGCACAATCAACCGAGTGTAGTTCGCAGGCGCTCAAAGGAGCGCCGCGAGACCTAAGCCTTGATTTTGCTAAAGGCATGCTCATCATCTTGGTGATCATCGGACATTTGATACAATACGTTATTTGTAGAAATAACGAATATTGGCATTCGCCTTACTTCAAGTTCATCTACATGTTTCACATGCCGCTCTTCATGGCGATAAGCGGCTATTTGTCCCACGGAGCGCTAGTTTACAAGTCGCTGTCGCGCAGCGTCGCTGATCGTGTGAAGCAATTGTTGCTGCCGGCGCTATTTTGCGGCACGCTTCTCGAAGCAATCAAGTTGGGGGCGTTCAAGCTAGCTACGGGGTCAGTGCCAACAAGCCTGCGTGATGTACTGTTTGACCTTGCGAAGGAGCTAGTAGGCTCATATTGGTTCATTTGGACCACATTTGCCTCATTCCTCGTCATGAGGAGTCTTTTCGCGTTGTGCGGCCGGGTATCGGCCTGGGTGATTGGCACGTCAGCGATCTTTGTTGCCCTCACTCCGTTGACAGTTTCGATAGTGCCATTGGCGCGATACACTTACCCATTCTTTTGCCTTGGAGTCGTGTTCGCTCATTCGAAGGAATGGCGGACGGCCATAATCTCACGATACAAATCGCTCTTGATGGTCTTGCTTAGTGGAATGGCTTGTGCGTGCTATTTCAACTGGAACAAAACAACCTACGCCTACAACAACCTAGTACTGGTTCACGATACAAAGCAAGTGTTGCTTATGTTTCTTGGCTCTGCATCTGCCTCGGCAATTGCAATGGAAGTGTTGCTGCAGGTCTGGCGCTTTGGCTGTTCTAGTCGCGTGGTTCTCTTCGTTGCGGTAGGTCTTGGGCAGCGTACGCTGGTCCTTTATCTGATCCAGGGCGCCGTGTTCCGCTTGATGGACTTTATTTCGTTTGAAAGACCTTTCGAGCTATCAGTTAGAATCGCAATCGCTGCGGCGCTAGGGGCGGGAATTGTTGTCATCGCCGCAGCGATTCAGTGGATTGTGCGCGGCCTTCGAAGGATCTGGGAGTGTCGCCGGAGCGCTACTCGGATCGCTATTGGCCGTGTGGCCTCCGTTTGGGACAGAAGCGTTTAG
- a CDS encoding LuxR family transcriptional regulator — MNYDLINCAANTQSLSPLFQMLVSKAGKLGFGSVAYAAVTYAPPKRLRESPAPMIASNFPSHWSKPYAEHEYGNIDPAIHRSRRFSRPICWEELSARCRLLPEEQRALDFYKIAGFKRGISVPLFAAQGHVSVALFASESDRADPKGSLLHLAALASQFHIGYGLIAPLPDENRYLNVTFTPREKEILLHAAEGRSSWHIGRLLHISGNSVDFHMKNIMRKMGTSTRTVAIREAYRAGLIHYASPTNEECRFSKGHTVKSKNRTLARQ; from the coding sequence ATGAACTACGACTTGATCAATTGCGCAGCCAACACGCAGTCGCTTTCACCTCTGTTCCAAATGCTGGTAAGCAAAGCAGGAAAGCTGGGCTTCGGTTCAGTAGCATATGCGGCAGTAACATACGCCCCGCCCAAACGCCTTCGTGAAAGTCCTGCCCCCATGATCGCCTCGAACTTTCCATCCCACTGGAGTAAGCCCTACGCAGAACACGAATACGGCAATATAGACCCCGCAATTCATCGATCACGGCGTTTTTCACGCCCAATATGCTGGGAGGAGCTGTCTGCACGATGTCGATTGCTGCCAGAAGAGCAACGCGCACTGGATTTCTACAAAATAGCGGGCTTTAAGCGCGGCATAAGCGTTCCCCTTTTCGCAGCGCAGGGCCATGTATCCGTGGCGCTGTTTGCCTCCGAAAGCGATCGGGCTGATCCGAAAGGCTCCTTACTTCACCTCGCCGCACTGGCCTCTCAATTCCACATCGGTTATGGCCTTATCGCGCCCCTACCAGATGAGAACCGATATCTGAATGTTACTTTCACTCCACGTGAAAAAGAGATCCTCTTGCACGCGGCGGAAGGCAGGTCTTCCTGGCATATCGGCCGGCTCCTCCACATCAGCGGGAATTCAGTCGACTTCCACATGAAGAACATTATGCGAAAGATGGGTACAAGTACGCGCACTGTGGCAATCAGAGAAGCCTACCGCGCCGGCCTTATTCACTACGCTTCCCCAACGAACGAGGAGTGCCGCTTCTCAAAGGGACATACAGTGAAATCGAAGAACCGTACTTTGGCAAGGCAATGA
- a CDS encoding transposase has protein sequence MLGRKERDQLELFITGSLRQLVPDEHVLARVDRVLDLSWLREEVSDRYSANDGRPGVDPEAAVRLMLAGLLTGIVHDRKLIREAQVNIAIRWFAGYGLHERLPHHSSLTRIRQRWGEERFRRIFKRTVQACLKAKIATAEVVHIDASLIRANVSWDSLTEQHAVDVLSENQSEDESEDERKGRQSGKYKKVCTTDPDATMATNARNRRLEPAYKQHTAVDDKVGVILDVAVTTEQTNEGEMIEPQVDEIEAITGIDIKVVTADAGYAYAKVYGALERRGIDALIPAKAEPIKSRVPLRRFRYDAKNDILKCPRGRILRPARPIKHGRFFYAKAKDCTRCPLKRDCLSKGRVNKAVVVGDHYPALLRARRRRERWSKQDRHLYQRHRWRSEGFHGEAKTWHGLARAVRRGLPNMKIQAYLTAAAINLKRLATALLALILSWIVPQNAFAASDRAVARALTRGP, from the coding sequence ATGCTGGGGCGCAAGGAGCGGGATCAGTTGGAGCTCTTCATCACTGGCTCGCTCAGACAGCTCGTCCCAGATGAGCACGTGCTGGCACGGGTCGATCGTGTGCTCGACCTATCTTGGCTAAGGGAAGAGGTCTCCGACCGCTATAGCGCGAACGACGGTCGGCCGGGCGTCGATCCGGAGGCCGCGGTCCGCCTGATGCTCGCGGGTCTGCTCACCGGCATCGTACACGATCGCAAGCTGATCCGAGAGGCTCAGGTTAACATCGCCATTCGCTGGTTTGCTGGTTATGGCCTGCATGAGCGGCTACCGCACCATTCCAGCCTGACGCGCATCCGCCAGCGCTGGGGCGAAGAGCGATTCCGTAGGATCTTTAAACGCACGGTCCAGGCCTGTCTGAAGGCCAAGATCGCAACAGCCGAAGTGGTTCACATCGATGCGTCGCTAATCCGCGCCAACGTGAGTTGGGATAGCCTCACCGAGCAGCATGCGGTGGATGTGCTGAGCGAAAATCAAAGCGAAGATGAAAGCGAGGATGAGAGAAAGGGCCGGCAAAGCGGGAAGTACAAAAAGGTCTGCACGACTGATCCCGATGCGACAATGGCTACGAATGCCCGAAACCGGCGGCTGGAACCCGCTTACAAGCAGCACACTGCCGTCGATGACAAGGTCGGTGTCATTCTGGATGTCGCGGTCACGACTGAACAAACGAACGAAGGAGAGATGATCGAGCCGCAAGTCGATGAGATCGAAGCGATTACGGGCATCGACATCAAGGTCGTCACCGCCGATGCGGGCTATGCCTACGCTAAAGTCTACGGCGCGCTCGAGCGGCGCGGCATTGATGCCCTCATCCCAGCTAAAGCCGAACCAATCAAGAGTCGCGTACCGCTCAGACGCTTCCGGTACGATGCCAAGAACGACATCTTGAAGTGCCCGCGAGGACGTATCTTGCGCCCCGCGCGGCCCATCAAGCACGGCCGTTTCTTTTACGCGAAGGCGAAGGATTGCACCCGGTGTCCGCTCAAGCGGGATTGCCTATCCAAAGGGCGGGTTAACAAAGCGGTCGTTGTCGGTGACCATTATCCGGCACTGCTGCGCGCCCGCCGCCGTCGCGAGCGATGGAGTAAGCAGGATCGACATCTCTATCAACGCCATCGCTGGCGCTCAGAGGGATTCCACGGCGAAGCCAAAACTTGGCATGGGCTGGCGCGCGCCGTACGGCGCGGTCTACCGAATATGAAGATCCAGGCCTACCTGACGGCCGCCGCCATCAACCTCAAGCGGCTGGCAACCGCTCTCCTTGCGCTTATTCTGTCTTGGATTGTCCCTCAAAATGCGTTTGCGGCTTCAGATCGCGCCGTAGCGCGGGCTTTGACGCGAGGGCCATGA
- a CDS encoding response regulator transcription factor, translating into MNERLQASQLVPDHNEAVVLIVDDDASIRKALTNLFQSAGLKVKDFASAAEILKADRPEGPSCLVLDVRLPGLSGLELQSGLASANMHTPIVFITGHADVPMTVQAMKGGAVDFLTKPFRDRDLLRAVQIAIERDRQRRELEKMRAGVRSRFEGLTQRERDILTLVASGLLNKQVAGELGLAEITVKVHRGQAMRKVGAKSLADLIRMIELLGLSRSNGNVQT; encoded by the coding sequence GTGAACGAGCGCTTGCAAGCATCGCAATTGGTGCCGGATCACAACGAAGCAGTGGTGCTGATTGTCGACGACGATGCCTCGATACGGAAGGCTCTTACGAACCTTTTCCAATCGGCGGGTTTGAAAGTGAAGGACTTTGCCTCCGCCGCGGAGATATTAAAAGCGGACCGCCCCGAGGGGCCGAGCTGCCTTGTGCTCGATGTTCGGTTGCCTGGATTGAGCGGTCTCGAGCTGCAATCCGGTCTCGCTAGCGCGAATATGCATACGCCAATTGTTTTCATAACGGGTCATGCGGATGTTCCAATGACGGTACAGGCAATGAAAGGGGGGGCGGTTGATTTCCTGACAAAGCCTTTCCGCGATCGGGATTTGCTTCGCGCAGTCCAGATTGCAATCGAAAGAGATCGACAAAGGCGAGAGCTTGAGAAGATGCGAGCCGGCGTGCGCTCACGCTTTGAAGGTCTGACGCAGCGAGAGCGTGATATTCTGACGCTGGTTGCGTCAGGGCTCTTGAACAAGCAAGTAGCGGGTGAGCTCGGCCTCGCCGAGATCACCGTCAAAGTCCACCGTGGCCAAGCCATGCGCAAAGTCGGCGCTAAGTCGCTCGCCGATCTCATAAGAATGATTGAGTTGCTGGGCCTGTCCCGCTCAAATGGAAACGTGCAAACCTGA
- a CDS encoding response regulator transcription factor gives MPHLISIIDDDPSVRAATNNLLSSRGYDVQVFASAPEFLRSEVLAATSCVIADIQMPFMNGLELLRQMRNDGRQTPFIFITANAERSVRARAIEAGGICLLAKPFTTMTLINCLIAALEGLDDTRK, from the coding sequence ATGCCTCATCTCATCTCGATCATTGACGATGATCCGTCCGTTCGTGCCGCCACGAACAACCTTCTGTCCTCTCGCGGCTACGACGTTCAAGTGTTTGCATCCGCCCCAGAGTTTCTACGCTCGGAGGTGCTGGCTGCCACGTCGTGTGTAATCGCCGACATCCAGATGCCTTTCATGAACGGGCTTGAGCTGCTACGGCAAATGCGAAACGACGGTCGTCAAACGCCGTTTATCTTCATTACGGCCAATGCAGAGAGATCAGTTCGCGCCCGCGCAATCGAAGCTGGCGGTATTTGCCTTCTCGCTAAACCATTTACCACAATGACATTGATCAACTGCCTCATTGCAGCGCTCGAAGGACTTGACGACACAAGGAAATGA